One part of the Marinobacter sp. MDS2 genome encodes these proteins:
- the guaB gene encoding IMP dehydrogenase produces the protein MLRIAEEALTFDDVLLVPGFSEVLPHQVDLKTQLTKGITLNIPLISAAMDTVTDAELAVAMAQEGGIGIMHKNMTVEQQAAEVRRVKKHESGVVKDPITVTPDTTVRELVDITMANNISGLPVVDGNDLVGIVTGRDIRFESRMDTPVRDIMTRKENLVTVKEGADLVEVKELLHKHRIEKILVVNDNYELRGLITVKDIQKAKDYPMACKDDQGRLRVGAAVGTGGDTEARVQALVEAGVDVIVVDTAHGHSKGVIDRVRWVKENYPQVQVIGGNIATSDAAIALADAGADAVKVGIGPGSICTTRIVAGIGVPQISAVSNVAAALKDRGVPLIADGGVRFSGDIAKAVAAGANCVMIGSLLAGTDEAPGEIELFQGRSYKAYRGMGSLGAMGQGSSDRYFQDASKGIEKLVPEGIEGRVACKGPMRNIIHQLIGGLRASMGYTGSANIDEMRTKPEFVRITNAGMRESHVHDVTITKEAPNYRVG, from the coding sequence ATGCTGCGTATTGCCGAAGAAGCCCTCACGTTTGACGACGTTCTGCTTGTGCCCGGATTTTCCGAAGTGCTTCCCCATCAGGTTGACCTGAAAACACAGTTGACCAAAGGGATCACTCTGAATATTCCGTTGATTTCTGCCGCCATGGATACGGTTACTGACGCTGAGCTGGCGGTCGCGATGGCCCAGGAAGGCGGTATCGGTATCATGCATAAAAACATGACGGTAGAGCAGCAGGCCGCAGAAGTGCGCCGGGTCAAGAAGCACGAAAGCGGTGTCGTTAAAGACCCCATCACTGTAACGCCGGATACCACCGTTCGTGAGTTGGTTGACATCACCATGGCGAACAACATCTCCGGTCTGCCGGTTGTCGACGGTAATGACCTGGTTGGCATTGTCACTGGCCGTGACATCCGCTTTGAAAGCCGGATGGATACCCCGGTTCGGGATATTATGACCAGAAAAGAAAATCTGGTGACCGTGAAAGAAGGCGCGGATCTCGTAGAGGTAAAAGAGCTTCTGCACAAACATCGCATCGAGAAGATTCTGGTTGTTAACGATAACTACGAGTTGCGCGGTCTGATTACCGTTAAAGATATCCAGAAAGCAAAAGATTACCCGATGGCTTGTAAAGATGACCAGGGCCGTTTGCGGGTAGGTGCTGCGGTGGGTACCGGCGGTGACACTGAAGCTCGGGTTCAGGCGTTGGTTGAGGCTGGAGTCGATGTCATTGTGGTGGATACCGCGCATGGCCACTCGAAAGGCGTGATTGATCGCGTTCGTTGGGTTAAGGAAAACTATCCGCAGGTGCAGGTAATTGGCGGTAACATCGCCACTTCAGACGCGGCCATTGCCTTGGCAGATGCCGGCGCTGATGCGGTGAAAGTGGGTATTGGCCCGGGCTCAATCTGTACCACGCGTATTGTTGCGGGTATTGGTGTTCCTCAGATTTCAGCGGTATCCAATGTTGCGGCCGCTCTGAAAGATCGCGGCGTTCCGCTGATCGCAGATGGTGGTGTGCGCTTCTCCGGCGATATTGCCAAAGCGGTTGCGGCGGGCGCCAACTGCGTCATGATCGGTAGCCTGTTGGCAGGTACCGATGAGGCGCCGGGCGAGATCGAATTGTTCCAGGGCCGTAGCTACAAGGCCTATCGAGGCATGGGCTCTCTGGGCGCTATGGGGCAGGGCTCCAGCGATCGTTACTTCCAGGATGCCAGCAAAGGTATTGAGAAGCTGGTGCCAGAAGGCATTGAAGGCCGTGTTGCCTGCAAAGGCCCGATGCGCAACATTATTCACCAGTTGATCGGCGGCTTGCGCGCCTCTATGGGGTATACCGGCAGCGCGAACATTGATGAAATGCGCACCAAACCGGAATTTGTCCGTATTACCAATGCGGGTATGCGTGAGAGCCACGTTCATGACGTGACCATCACCAAAGAAGCTCCAAACTACCGCGTCGGTTAA